The Scylla paramamosain isolate STU-SP2022 chromosome 32, ASM3559412v1, whole genome shotgun sequence sequence ttttgtcattttctttaattttattcttcccttactctctcctttttttcatctttatatatatatatatatatatatatatatatatatatatatatatatatatatatatatatatatatatatatatatatatatatatatatatatatatttttttttttttttccctccattctccacactttccttttctaattctcttcttattttttctctgctCTTTTTCctatccctctttctctctgcatCTCCTTTCCTAGTTCGTTCTTTTAATTTAATCTTATActtactccttttcctctttctcctcctcctcgttcgtgtcattctcttttttatctttctttctgttcccattctctctctctctctctctctctctctctctctctctctctctctctctctctctctctctctctctctctctctctctctctctctctctctctctctctctctctctctctctctctctctctctctctctctctctctctctctctctctctctctctctctctctctctctctctctctctctctctctctctctctctctctctctctctctctctctctctctctctctctctctctctctctctctctctctctctctctctctctctctctctctgtcctttccaGTACTCTAATTTATTCCCTttttacctccttctcttccaacttcttttttttttttttcttttttccttcctgccttattTCGCTTTCTGTGCCTCCGTCAGATGTGCCGGGCTCCCCTCATGGCCTAAGGGTTTCTGAAAGAGGCTCCCGCTATCTCACCGTCTCGTGGCTGCCTCCCGTCACCTCACACACTCCCGTCCAGACGTATACTGTCCAGTACCGTCCAGTGAGAGGTGAGTACTCTGCGTATGACAAGACAGGACaggatgggacaagaaataataagtacaaactagaaaaaaagtgatttaaaaaaaatatatattgaaaaaaaagactgaaaaaaaaagatatattaaggaattggttctcaaatagagtggtagatgaatggaagagtctcagtaatcagattgttagtgctgagtttTTTCCTTTGATAGTTGATTGTTAATAGTGAAAtagtttgtgtattttgaggcctagtaacgtaaaaaaaatctaaaagaaGTACTGGTATTGACGTCACTCCTCGACATCGGGGCTAGTATTCTTAAAAGTACTGACTctcataatgaatgtttttcataGGCATCAAATGATTGGTCggattctcgtaatgttctttcttaATATAATCAGTGACCAAGAATCCTAGTCAAACTGTCTTTAGAGTCAtgaaaataacactcttgaaaatcctcAACAACTTCCGTTAGAACATTCAAACAACTTTCATTAGAGACTGTTAGAAAACCCAAATAGCTTCCATTAGAGACTTAAAAAACTCCAAGAATTTTCATTAGAGACTGTTagaaaacccatgtaacttccATTAGAGACTGTTAGAAAACTCCAAGAACTTCCATTAGAGACTTAAAAACCCCGACAACTTCCATTAGAGACTGTTAATAAACCCCAACAATTTCCATCAGACACTGTTGGAATTGGCAAGACGAACCGAGACACTTTTAGAATCTCTCTCATTATACTCTCTCCTTCTTCAGGCTCatggggtgaggggggaggaggtggaagttgGCGGGGAGGTGACAACAGCCCGACTGGCACCTCTTGTCCCAGATACCCAATACTTGGTCAGGGTTCTTGCCTCGAATTACCTGGGTTCGTCTCCGCACTCCGAGCCCCTCCAGGTAAGTGCATGTCTCTCCTCAGCAACCTCAAAGTCAACCTCGCTTCATGTTCCGGATCGGTGAGTTTGTGAGTCGcgcgaatgttgcaaaataTATATGATTACACGGAGACGTAATTAATTTCCAGGTATTTTATCTTTGTCCGTGTGTTTAGGTGCTCTCAGGTGCATAATTAAGGTTCTTACCATGCCGACTGAACTTAAGAACATGATTAGACGTAAGCTGCGTGGAATCtaattaatgtttattttttcaccttccCCCCACCTGTTTTCCTTTGCTGCCTCTcgtcctttccttatttattcatattttttgtgttggttttatcctctctctggtatactcttgttttgttttcttctttttcctggtATGTCTCTCCCTTGTTTTCGTCTCCCTCGTATCCATCATTCATGCCTCTCCTCCGTCATTCCgtgtctttctcttattcccccttcccttcaccatatGAATTCTTCACCTTCTTTTATCCCCTCCCGTTTTCTCCCCTactcccttccttgttttctctcgcTCCTTCCgtaacattttccttcctttattctctctcttttgtgtctctcattctccttccttcatccctcattTTTTGCTTCGCTTATTTTTAACTTGTGTTTCCTTTGTATCATCTTCCCTCCGCACTTTTCCtgcctttatcctcttcttccctgtccatctctcctcctttctcatacgagcccttctgtccctccttcagGTTCGAACCGAGGGGGGAGGCTCCGTCAGCAGCTCCTACGGGCGTGAGAGCCGATGCCCTTTCCGCCACCAGCCTTCGTGTGGCATGGGacgcccctcccccacacacccaccacgGGGACCTGCTTGGGTACAACGTTGGCGTCAGGAGGCATGAGTGAGTTCCGCCCATTTGCTTTTGTTAGTTTTTTAGTCATTACTGTATTTTACTTATGTACTTGTGTGATCTGATTCAGtattctcttgttcttttttctttcggtgattgttctctttttttttttcgtctgtgtGTTTTTATAATAGGTCTGTCACAATGTGGGCATATGTGGATTAAAGTGACTCCTTCCATCTACACTGTGGTCTATTATCGTCTTCACttatttttacgtatttttacCTTGTTACGTATTCCATTTCGTCTCGTACCATTATGGCCTAAAACTGTCAAcctacttatctttttttttttttttttctcgtattatTTGTTCTGTTTACCTCAATCCGTCACCTGCTGTCGATTCCTGCTTCtttaatgtgtgtatgtttctgaTACCTCACCTTTTTGGCGCCAGTTATTTCCTTTACCTGCTTCCCTCTCCTGTTCCCCTCCCTTAGTACTCTCACTTGTACATATAATCTTCTAGACCTCTTTTATCAGTCTAtctgtgcgtttgtgtgtgtgtgggaggtgattctctgtatgtatgcttgtctttctcttcatttatctgtctggtccgtctcccttttttttaccCAACCTGTatgtgtggggggagagaggtggctatctgcctgtctgtatatCTTCCCGTCGATCTGTCTGGTCGGTCTCTATGTCAGgaaattaatgtttgtttttcagATTTTATCTAGTTAATATTTAAAGTTTCATAtgcatatctatttttttgGAGGAGGGATGACGTGCCTTTTATGCAgttaataattaattatattcttattttgcGTTTGATGTTTTATTACCGGTTAACGGGGCCAAAGTAAAAATGTTATTGGATTCATATTATTTTTGAGACTTTCATAACATGATAAAATtgttatatatgtttttaaattttttgtctttctttctgtctttatttctatctatctgtctgtcttttacttatctatccatctatttatctctgcATATTTATATCTATCATCTCTCCACTTATCtctttatccatccattcattcatctatctatttatttatctataggATTTGCTTCCATATTTCCGTCTATTTtgcgtctttctttccttcctttctttgcctttcctttctttctttcctatgaGCTAATATTATATTCCTTACgtcactctttctcttgttccttccgtcttatcatttttttctacctGTATAATTTGCCTTATACCTGTGCTGAAGTGAAGTATTTAAAATGTGAAGTGAATTAGAAGTAACTCATGTGAACAGATAGGATGCTGTTTAGAGATGACATGTTTTAGCTCTTTCACGTGCCATCTCTCAACTTTTCACCctaacctttttttattttttatttattattattattattattattattattattattattattattattattattattattattactattatgattattattattattatttttattattattattatttatttatttttgttttattttttttatttatttattcatttattcatttattttttttcgtatcgaCTTACATCATGTATCCCGACAAAAGTTGAGGTTATCTTAGAACGTGTAAGTGGTATCCAATTTTAGTAGGTTCAggtacgaaggaggaggaagagaaggaggaggaggaggaggtgttgcaggaggaggaggaggaggaggaggtgttgcaggaggaggagcaggagggagaaggagaaggaggagggtaggaagaggaggaggaggagaaagagagtaggagagagaagaggggaaggaagaggaaaaagaaaaggaacaagaacaagaagacaacgGCTACaacgacgaagaaaagaagaaaaaaagaacagcaacaacaatactaaCTACAAGACTACATACACATTAAtccaagaaaacacacacacacacacacacacacacacacaccacacacacacacacacacacacacacacacacacacacacacacacacacacacacacacacacacacacacacacacaacacacacacacacacacaccacacacctcgACACGCGACACgatacaaaacactccacatccactaaacagaaaaaaaaaaaaaaaacgggaaactCAAGATTTAGGAGAGTTATCAAATTTCTCTCCATCAGGTTCTCGTTTCCCAGTCGTGTATACTCGTatttccctcacctttcctgcCTCCCGTTTCCCTTTAGGATTCTCAGTCATTTATCTTCCTATTTTTACAGCAATGGGCGGTGAGGGCGGCTATAACTTCAGTCTGGTTGGCGTGGGGAGCAGTGTGGGCGGCCGAGAGGTGGTGAACGGACTGCGGGCGTGGGTGCAGTACGCCGTGGTGGTGCGGGCGTATAACAGTCACGGTGCGGGGCCTCTTTCGCAGCCCGTTGTGGTGCGCACATTGGAGGATGGTGAGTATTGCTTCTGTTTCCCTATCTTGATGTCTCTGTTAACCTATCTGTTGGTATTTTTAATAGTGCTTCTGTCTCTGTTCTTGTATGCGTCTCcttgttttcgttgttttccttctgtttgtATTCATTACTTTATCAGTTATTGCTCTTGTTATTGCCTCCGTCTCTGTTTTACTTTGTCGTTGTTTCTGTTACTTCCAGTTTTGTGAGTGTCcctgttgctgtttttcttctgtttgtatATGTTACTTCATCTCTTATTATTGCTCTTGACCTCTGTCTTTGCGCTACTTTGTTATTGTGTCTTACTACTTTTTTGCCTCTATTTCTAGCTTTGTTACTTCGTGTATCACGGCTTCTGTTGCTTTTCTTGCTCATCATTTTACTGCTGTGTTCTTCCCTTTTGTTCCCTACGTCaatatttcgtgtttttttttttttttttttttttgtgtgtgtgtgtgtgtggtgtgtgtgtgtgtgtgtgtgtgtgtgtgtgtgttcgcttaCTCATATCTTTCCTTATACTGTGCTGTTCCTTCTCCCATCTTCTTTGCagttattgttttgttctcttACTGGTCATTAATCTCGACGATTCTCTTCATTATGTATTTTGTATGCTTTTGATGcttattttgttctctctctctctctctctctctctctctctctctctctctctctctctcttcttctctaggTACTTTTCCGAAGCTATGTTCGAGCTGTGATCTTTTTTGTCCCTGAGCAGCACAAGAACCAATGAGCCATGACGTAATATCAATCAAGTGTTGCTTCCTGCTTTCCTCTGAGTACCTTGTTCCTTGTTCTCCCTTCACACGTATTTCCCTTGTAATTAATTTCCTCTGAGGCCAACTACTCTATGTTTCTCTACAGGACTTActttatgtaatttattttattttttttaatcatttccCTTCTTTAGTAGCTTTCCGTGTGttatttctcccttctctttctggTGAGTATAAGTGTCTTTCCATCATAACATTCCATCTTTTATTCCCCCTGTACTTATATTTCACTGTTTTACTCTGCTTCTGGTAATAAGCGTGGTTTCCATTTccttgaagaaagaaaaaactccATGTAATGTTCTAATtatctctcaccttccttttatatatatatatatatatatatatatatatatatatatatatatatatatatatatatatatagtatatatatatatatatatatatatatatatatatatatacatatatatatatatatatatatatatatatatatatatatatatatatatatatatatatatatatatatatatatatatatttttttttttttttttttttttttttctccctacgGTCCATTTATTATTCATCCTTAATTTCAGTCATCCCATCTCAATGACTGCTGTTTAATGAATCTGACATTTATTTCAAAACAACTATTGTaattaaacaataacaaaattcaTGGAACAAAACACTTCAACATAATCTAAACATTTACTTTTCAGACTACAGAGACACGTGCACTTACAAGACTCACACTTCAAATTACTTATCCCTTTGTATCCATGAATTATCCAGTTTCACGCGGCACGCCTTAAACACGCTACACGTCACTAACACTGATACTAGTCCTGCTTCAACCTGAGTTTTTCGAACCACTTTTCACTGTATTTTTTCATATGTTCTCACTGCATTCGATACCAAAGGGAATATGATACTAGTCCTGCTTCAGTCTAagcttccctctcacctttcacTTTGTTCTTTTATATAATCCCCCTGGAGAAGACCTATATTCGAGACGTAATGGAATATAACTCTGTAACACTAATCCTGCGTCAATCTAAgttcttcttccacctttcaCTGCATTCGTT is a genomic window containing:
- the LOC135089170 gene encoding cell adhesion molecule Dscam2-like, coding for MGGEGGYNFSLVGVGSSVGGREVVNGLRAWVQYAVVVRAYNSHGAGPLSQPVVVRTLEDVPSAPPVGVECSGGRWWVFSGSEVGAAVPRPPQRPPAGLPTHPHPTR